In Geopsychrobacter electrodiphilus DSM 16401, a single window of DNA contains:
- a CDS encoding PAS domain-containing protein codes for MKTPASRSAEDQLQARTVVSRIFGNGNETQQHVHELEVHQIELVTQNAVLQQTRDELEIALDKYTDLYDFAPVGYLTLDQDGIIGDANFTAASQFGVGRARLLGQRFESIVAPGSRAEFSTFLSTVFSGQSKQICEVALLICSAQSIFVQVEALPSASGLYCRVALFDISQRLLMKEQIEKQHFVLAVANAELQAVCPDPGNESAPPVGGCQGTLPGDPS; via the coding sequence GTGAAGACCCCCGCGTCCCGCAGCGCCGAAGATCAATTACAGGCAAGGACGGTCGTGTCCCGGATTTTTGGTAACGGTAATGAGACGCAACAGCACGTCCATGAGCTAGAAGTTCACCAGATCGAGTTGGTGACGCAGAACGCCGTGCTTCAGCAGACGCGAGACGAGCTGGAAATCGCTTTGGACAAATACACCGACCTCTACGATTTCGCACCGGTCGGTTATCTGACCCTTGACCAGGATGGGATCATTGGTGACGCGAACTTCACCGCCGCCTCACAGTTTGGAGTCGGACGCGCACGATTGCTTGGCCAGCGTTTTGAGTCGATCGTTGCCCCAGGGTCCCGTGCAGAATTTTCCACTTTTCTCTCGACTGTTTTTTCCGGTCAAAGCAAGCAAATCTGTGAGGTGGCGCTGCTGATCTGTTCTGCACAATCGATCTTTGTGCAAGTCGAGGCCTTGCCCTCTGCCTCAGGGCTTTATTGCCGGGTCGCACTCTTTGATATTTCCCAGCGTCTGCTGATGAAAGAACAAATTGAAAAGCAGCATTTTGTACTGGCCGTCGCCAACGCTGAACTGCAGGCGGTTTGCCCAGACCCTGGCAACGAATCTGCGCCACCCGTTGGCGGTTGTCAGGGAACCTTGCCAGGAGATCCGTCTTAA
- a CDS encoding YegP family protein has translation MIGKFVIERAKDEQFYFNLKAVNGQVILTSEMYKAKASAQNGIESIQNNSAADDNYERKESKNNKPYFVLKALNKQIIGQSQMYSSTAAMEAGIASVKQNGPGATVEDLTI, from the coding sequence ATGATTGGAAAATTTGTTATTGAAAGAGCCAAGGACGAGCAATTTTACTTTAACCTCAAAGCAGTCAACGGGCAGGTGATCTTGACCAGTGAAATGTACAAGGCCAAGGCGAGCGCCCAAAACGGTATCGAGTCGATCCAGAACAATTCGGCCGCTGATGACAACTATGAGCGAAAAGAATCCAAGAACAACAAACCGTATTTTGTGCTGAAGGCACTGAATAAACAGATCATCGGGCAGAGCCAGATGTACTCATCCACAGCGGCTATGGAGGCGGGGATTGCATCGGTTAAACAGAATGGACCCGGTGCGACGGTAGAGGATCTCACCATTTAA
- a CDS encoding TVP38/TMEM64 family protein: protein MHKASLQRWLWLALAILAGLWILVPLFSEASWDWLGFLHNPDTHPGIFILMMILLPILGFPIIPFLLLAGIKFGPCLAVGISVLIISFHLVVSYLLTHSFFHQQISRLLARMNYQIPEVSVRRQLLFSIIFMALPGLPYTVKNFTLAILNIPFLIFFPVGLLCNVTLALPFIFFGPSLFDDPKLSLLLLAVIAGGYALSLRLKRKFNEKD, encoded by the coding sequence ATGCATAAAGCCTCTCTGCAACGTTGGCTGTGGCTGGCGCTGGCGATCCTGGCGGGCTTGTGGATCCTGGTGCCTCTGTTTTCCGAAGCGTCCTGGGATTGGCTGGGTTTTCTGCACAATCCTGACACTCACCCCGGGATATTTATTCTTATGATGATTCTGCTGCCGATCCTCGGCTTCCCCATCATTCCGTTTCTGTTGCTGGCCGGAATCAAGTTCGGTCCCTGTTTGGCTGTTGGAATAAGCGTCCTGATAATCAGTTTTCACCTGGTCGTATCCTATCTGCTCACTCATTCCTTTTTCCACCAGCAGATCAGTCGGCTGCTGGCCCGCATGAACTACCAAATCCCGGAGGTTAGCGTCCGTCGGCAATTGCTGTTTTCGATCATCTTCATGGCCCTGCCCGGACTCCCCTATACCGTCAAGAACTTTACTCTGGCGATTCTTAATATTCCATTCCTGATTTTCTTCCCGGTCGGTCTGCTCTGCAATGTTACCCTGGCCCTGCCTTTTATATTTTTCGGGCCGTCACTGTTCGACGATCCTAAGCTCAGCCTTCTGCTTTTGGCAGTTATCGCTGGAGGCTACGCACTCAGCCTCCGGCTAAAACGTAAATTTAACGAAAAAGACTGA
- a CDS encoding alpha/beta fold hydrolase has protein sequence MIKRIARFLLLSCIVLLGVSCAHKPETQVKAGTHSFPHVTKSQIHYVEVGQGPPVILIPGLFGIHSGFNRVIPLLKDHNRLIAIDNFGTGQSGRPESDFDYSVAEQAEKVVALMDDLGITRCDIVGVSYGGMIALNIAARYPGRVISIVSIEGAVIMPKNTPYHRLIQGLKYPIFGDIIIGFVRSGLFDETMAKDIMGPSWADLTSEEQQEITGIIAKNAAVASRRTWLSLARALNDAEDFSEEAKSITAPVLYLSGDHSEFRAMTDMNIAFFKHYLPNVEVVSFPDGVHDLELQKPKEVAVLIQNFLGRKTSVPLTTVAEPEP, from the coding sequence ATGATTAAACGAATCGCCCGTTTCTTGCTATTGTCCTGCATCGTTCTTCTCGGTGTCTCCTGCGCTCACAAGCCAGAAACACAAGTCAAAGCCGGCACGCACAGCTTCCCCCATGTCACGAAGAGTCAGATTCATTACGTCGAGGTCGGTCAGGGTCCGCCGGTCATTTTGATTCCCGGACTGTTTGGTATTCACAGCGGCTTTAACCGTGTGATCCCTTTACTCAAGGACCATAATCGCCTGATTGCCATTGATAATTTCGGCACGGGCCAATCGGGTCGGCCAGAGAGCGATTTTGACTATTCGGTGGCTGAACAGGCGGAGAAGGTTGTCGCCTTGATGGACGATCTCGGAATCACCAGATGCGACATTGTCGGCGTCTCTTACGGCGGGATGATCGCCCTCAATATTGCCGCCCGCTACCCAGGGCGGGTGATCTCTATCGTCAGCATCGAGGGGGCCGTCATCATGCCGAAAAATACCCCGTATCACAGATTGATTCAGGGGCTCAAATACCCGATATTCGGCGATATAATTATCGGTTTTGTCCGCTCGGGGCTCTTTGACGAAACCATGGCCAAGGATATCATGGGGCCCTCCTGGGCTGATTTAACAAGCGAAGAGCAGCAGGAAATCACCGGCATCATCGCTAAAAATGCCGCTGTCGCCTCGCGCCGCACCTGGCTCAGCCTGGCGCGGGCTTTGAACGATGCCGAAGATTTCTCCGAGGAAGCAAAATCGATCACAGCACCGGTCCTTTACCTCTCCGGAGATCACTCCGAGTTTCGCGCGATGACCGATATGAACATCGCCTTCTTTAAACATTATCTGCCCAACGTCGAGGTGGTCTCTTTTCCTGACGGGGTTCACGATCTCGAACTTCAAAAACCAAAAGAAGTGGCGGTCTTGATCCAGAATTTTCTCGGGCGGAAGACATCCGTTCCTCTGACGACCGTTGCAGAACCGGAGCCTTAG
- a CDS encoding DUF3309 family protein, with product MLGTILVVILILMLLGALPAWPHSRQWGYYPSSGLGLILVILLVLMLVGRI from the coding sequence ATGCTTGGAACAATTTTGGTCGTCATCCTCATCTTGATGCTGCTGGGCGCTCTGCCTGCTTGGCCCCACAGCCGCCAGTGGGGTTATTATCCCAGCAGCGGGCTCGGCTTAATCCTGGTGATTTTACTTGTCTTGATGCTGGTCGGCAGGATTTAG
- a CDS encoding glycosyltransferase — protein sequence MNICMFTNTFLPHVGGVARSVATFAEDLRQRGHQVLVVAPNFPGQDPTIDSRNQVVRVPAIQNFNGSDFSVRVLLPGQFKSQLDRFAPDIIHSHHPFLLGDAAIRTARIRHLPVVFTHHTLHERYTHYVPFDSPLMQRFVIDLATRFANLCQLVIAPSESIAALLKTRGVSTPCRVIPTGVDTDYFSRGDGQRFRHKQNIAADAFVLGHLGRLAPEKNLNYLTAAAIKACRSVNNRVFLIAGNGPSKKQICHDFAVAGLAERLVMAGDLQGTDLPDCYAAMDLFLFASTSETQGMVLTEAMAAGRPVIALDAPGVRDVVSDRINGRLLPQSATVSDFVSAISTAAATAQGLSAWQKQALRTAVKFSRQSSTERLEAVYREALELKRNHHAKTLAGWDTLRESLHAEWNLISSKCGAAFDAVRDRPDHEEQT from the coding sequence ATGAACATCTGCATGTTTACCAATACCTTCCTGCCGCACGTCGGCGGGGTGGCCCGCTCGGTGGCGACCTTTGCCGAGGATCTGCGCCAACGCGGGCACCAGGTGCTGGTGGTCGCCCCGAATTTCCCCGGTCAGGATCCGACCATCGACTCTCGAAATCAGGTGGTGCGTGTCCCGGCTATTCAAAATTTCAATGGCAGTGATTTTTCCGTGCGCGTTCTGCTGCCGGGACAGTTCAAGAGTCAGCTTGACCGGTTCGCGCCGGACATCATTCACAGCCACCACCCCTTTCTGCTCGGCGATGCCGCGATCCGTACGGCTCGGATCCGCCATCTTCCGGTGGTCTTCACCCATCATACCCTGCACGAGCGCTACACCCATTACGTCCCCTTTGATTCGCCACTCATGCAGCGCTTTGTCATCGACCTGGCGACCCGCTTCGCCAATCTTTGCCAACTGGTCATCGCGCCTAGCGAGAGCATCGCCGCGCTCCTGAAAACACGTGGGGTCAGTACGCCCTGCCGGGTTATTCCAACCGGGGTCGATACAGATTATTTCTCTCGGGGCGATGGTCAACGCTTCAGGCATAAACAGAACATCGCCGCAGACGCCTTCGTCCTCGGTCACCTTGGACGACTGGCCCCGGAAAAAAACCTGAACTATCTGACGGCAGCCGCCATCAAGGCTTGTCGCAGCGTAAATAACCGGGTTTTTCTGATCGCCGGCAACGGTCCATCAAAGAAGCAGATCTGCCATGATTTTGCGGTCGCAGGGCTGGCCGAACGTCTGGTCATGGCAGGAGACTTACAGGGGACCGATCTTCCCGACTGCTATGCCGCCATGGACCTGTTCCTGTTCGCGTCAACTTCGGAGACCCAGGGCATGGTCCTGACCGAAGCGATGGCCGCCGGGCGGCCGGTCATCGCACTTGATGCGCCCGGCGTTCGTGACGTCGTTAGCGACCGGATCAACGGCCGGCTGTTACCACAGAGCGCGACGGTTTCCGACTTTGTCAGCGCCATCAGCACCGCGGCCGCCACAGCGCAGGGGTTAAGCGCTTGGCAAAAACAGGCCTTGCGAACTGCGGTCAAATTTTCCCGGCAGTCCAGCACCGAACGCCTTGAAGCGGTTTATCGGGAAGCCCTTGAGCTGAAGCGCAACCATCATGCGAAGACCCTCGCCGGCTGGGATACGCTGCGAGAATCTTTGCATGCCGAATGGAATCTGATCAGTTCAAAATGCGGCGCGGCATTTGACGCGGTCAGGGACCGGCCCGATCATGAAGAACAGACTTGA
- a CDS encoding zinc-dependent peptidase: protein MLHWLRDHHREEVRMRAFPSNWESILRKNVVHYGMLDDAGRAELRALILVLLEEKNWEGCGGLDLTDEIRITIAAQACLLLLGLPHDYYRNVESILVYPSTVVIPEHTPGVFERVSAPVATAVPILGQAIAGGAVILVWDAVKRGARHPEQGHNVVYHEFAHKLDMLDGAADGTPPLADRKQLDEWVAVCSREFQRLKILTEKGQRSFLDAYGASNEAEFFAVATEEFFDRPLALIEHAPDLYQVLGAYYRQDPAVRARRFSPEAKARRPEQGA, encoded by the coding sequence ATGCTCCACTGGCTTCGAGACCATCACCGCGAAGAAGTGCGCATGCGCGCTTTCCCCTCGAATTGGGAGTCCATCCTGCGCAAGAACGTGGTCCATTATGGCATGCTTGATGATGCCGGGCGTGCCGAGTTGCGCGCCTTGATCCTGGTCCTATTAGAGGAGAAGAACTGGGAGGGGTGCGGTGGCCTCGACCTGACTGACGAGATCCGCATTACCATCGCCGCCCAGGCCTGCCTCCTCCTTCTGGGCCTCCCTCACGATTACTACCGCAATGTGGAGTCGATTCTTGTCTACCCCTCCACCGTTGTTATCCCCGAACACACACCCGGCGTTTTCGAACGGGTCAGCGCTCCGGTGGCGACAGCTGTCCCGATCCTCGGCCAGGCCATCGCCGGAGGCGCGGTGATCCTTGTCTGGGACGCCGTCAAACGAGGCGCCCGCCATCCCGAGCAGGGTCACAATGTCGTCTATCATGAATTTGCCCACAAGCTCGACATGCTCGACGGCGCCGCCGATGGCACCCCGCCTCTTGCTGACCGCAAGCAGCTCGACGAGTGGGTAGCCGTCTGCTCCAGGGAATTTCAGCGGCTGAAGATACTGACAGAAAAAGGCCAAAGATCCTTTCTCGACGCCTATGGCGCCAGCAACGAAGCCGAGTTCTTTGCCGTGGCAACCGAGGAGTTCTTCGACCGCCCTCTGGCTCTCATAGAACACGCACCTGACCTTTACCAGGTTCTTGGCGCCTACTACCGTCAGGATCCGGCCGTGAGGGCAAGACGCTTTTCCCCCGAAGCTAAAGCCAGGAGACCGGAACAGGGGGCATGA
- a CDS encoding BON domain-containing protein has product MFKTKRIILFLAGFALVASFMGCAATSTHESTGQYIDNSVITSKVKTAIFNEPTLKSLQIEVESFKGEVQLSGFVDSAMSVEKAGEIARGVQGVVGVKNNLVVK; this is encoded by the coding sequence ATGTTCAAAACCAAACGTATTATTCTGTTTCTGGCCGGTTTCGCCCTGGTTGCTTCATTCATGGGATGTGCTGCAACCTCTACGCATGAAAGCACCGGTCAGTACATTGACAATTCCGTCATCACCTCCAAGGTCAAAACCGCGATTTTTAACGAACCGACCTTGAAAAGCCTGCAGATCGAGGTGGAATCCTTCAAAGGTGAGGTTCAACTGAGTGGGTTTGTCGATTCGGCGATGAGCGTTGAGAAGGCCGGAGAGATTGCACGTGGCGTCCAGGGGGTTGTCGGAGTGAAAAACAACCTGGTTGTCAAGTGA
- a CDS encoding DUF3096 domain-containing protein, whose product MYVQLQPVLSILAGILILAIPKALNYIVAGYLILIGVYGFIH is encoded by the coding sequence ATGTATGTGCAACTGCAACCTGTCTTATCAATTTTGGCCGGAATCTTGATCTTGGCGATCCCCAAGGCGCTGAATTATATCGTCGCCGGCTACCTTATTTTGATTGGCGTCTACGGCTTTATCCACTAA